In Rissa tridactyla isolate bRisTri1 chromosome 30, bRisTri1.patW.cur.20221130, whole genome shotgun sequence, one genomic interval encodes:
- the NOP9 gene encoding LOW QUALITY PROTEIN: nucleolar protein 9 (The sequence of the model RefSeq protein was modified relative to this genomic sequence to represent the inferred CDS: inserted 2 bases in 2 codons; deleted 2 bases in 2 codons), which translates to MGVRRGPRSEAGPGSGPRLDPDTAGYFRRALETLQEGXSPEELALFAPHVLAEAAAAGPGVALDPGGSRVLQALLPQAPLGTLGRLLPLLVXGGLGGPAGHPLGARVLEAALGRVLVALGGAVGGEEGVGQVEEAVGQLATTVKEDLVAFARHPAGSFVLRGLLRLLGALLSPACASLCLQVALQVLHRSQSPACARLRDALIGRLAPPGESGLVRGLQDAERGRLLEAAMTVAGPGRLRQLFREELKGRLRGVATHRLANHGLQRLLDHAPPDVVGEVLSELGPALAEPLASGHPGVLAALAAACRRHPPLQQEGLRCLFQAFGCWEPPERRRGCVGLLAGLRPFEGGDEGAEPEPPSLGPVTLHGSLLLQHLLHFGDPTPVLGGLEALPPPALVALARSPPGSRVWDALLASPTVPPRARRRLLRKLKGRFLSLACHRNGSRVLDAVWASASAPARAAIAEELASQRHALQSDPHGRGVARSLELDLFLRRRRAWERLQAAPGRRRGLLGPLLQE; encoded by the exons ATGGGGGTGCGGAGGGGACCCCGCAGCGAAGCCGGGCCCGGGTCGGGCCCGCGGCTGGATCCCGACACCGCTGGGTATTTCCGACGGGCCCTGGAGACGCTGCAGGAGG TGAGCCCGGAGGAGCTCG ccCTTTTTGCCCCACATGTgctggcggaggcggcggcggcggggccgggggtggcccTGGACCCG GGGGGGTCGCGGGTGCTGCAAGCCCTGCTACCCCAAGCCCCCCTGGGGACGTTGGGGCGACTGTTGCCCCTTTtgg ctggggggctggggggaccggCCGGGCACCCGCTGGGGGCTCGAGTGCTGGAAGCCGCCCTGGGGCGG GTGCTGGTCGCcctggggggggcggtggggggggaggaaggtgtGGGGCAGGTGGAGGAAGCCGTGGGGCAGCTGGCGACGACGGTGAAGGAGGATTTGGTGGCTTTCGCCCGGCACCCGGCCGGCAGCTTCGTGCTGCGGGGGCTCCTGAGGCTGCTGGGGG cgctgctCTCCCCGGCCTGCGCCAGCCTCTGCCTGCAGGTGGCGCTGCAGGTGCTGCACCGCAGCCAATCGCCCGCCTGCGCCCGCCTCCGCGACGCCCTCATTGGCCGCCTGGCCCCGCCCGGCGAGAG CGGGCTGGTGCGGGGGCTGCAGGACGCCGAGCGGGGCCGGCTACTGGAGGCGGCCATGACGGTGGCCGGCCCCGGGCGACTGCGGCAGCTTTTTCGGGAGGAGCTGAAGGGTCGCCTGAGGGGCGTGGCCACCCACCGGCTGGCCAATCACGGCCTGCAGCGCCTGCTGGACCACGCCCCCCCCGACGTG gTGGGGGAGGTGCTGTCGGAGCTGGGCCCCGCCCTGGCCGAGCCCTTGGCCAGTGGCCACCCCGGGGTGCTGGCCGCCCTGGCGGCCGCctgccgccgccacccccccctcCAGCAGGAGGGGCTGCGCTGCCTCTTCCAG GCTTTCGGCTGCTGGGAGCCGCCCGAGCGCCGGCGGGGCTGCGTGGGGCTCCTGGCCGGGCTCCGCCCTTTCGAGGGCGGGGACGAGGGGGCGGAGCCAGAG cccccctcgCTGGGCCCCGTCACCCTCCAcggctccctcctgctccagcacctcctgcaTTTCGGGGACCCGACGCCGGTGCTGGGGGGGTTGGAGGCTTTGCCCCCCCCGGCTTTGGTGGCCTTGGCCCGTAGCCCCCCCGGGAGCCGGGTTTGGGATGCCCTCTTGGCCTCCCCCACCgtccccccccgcgcccggcgccgcctcctGCGCAAGCTCAag GGTCGCTTCCTCTCGCTGGCCTGTCACCGCAACGGCAGCCGCGTCCTCGACGCCGTCTGGGCCTCGGCCTCCGCCCCGGCCCGCGCCGCCATcgccgaggagctgg cGTCCCAGCGCCACGCCCTGCAGAGCGACCCCCACGGCCGGGGGGTGGCCCGGAGCCTGGAGCTCGACCTTTTCCTGCGACGGCGGCGAGCGTGGGAACGGCTACAGGCGgcccccggccgtcgccgcggcCTCCTGGGACCCCTCCTGCAGGAatga